A genome region from Dendrosporobacter quercicolus includes the following:
- a CDS encoding chemotaxis protein CheD, which translates to MSELIKVGMADYKVGRNPASLISYGLGSCVGIALYDPVTKIGGLAHIMLPDSTQARSTDNPAKFADTALPLMLSDMLKLGAMKFRIAAKIAGGAQMFTFANATDIMRVGERNTEAVKAVLKKIDVKIIADDTGGNYGRTVELKLDAGIYRIKTIDKGEKEL; encoded by the coding sequence ATGTCGGAGCTGATCAAAGTGGGAATGGCTGACTATAAGGTTGGCCGTAATCCGGCCAGCTTAATTAGTTATGGGCTGGGCTCTTGCGTTGGCATTGCTTTATATGATCCTGTCACCAAAATTGGCGGTTTAGCTCATATTATGCTGCCGGACAGTACGCAGGCCCGCTCAACTGACAATCCGGCCAAATTTGCTGACACGGCCTTGCCTTTAATGCTAAGCGATATGCTCAAGCTGGGCGCCATGAAATTTCGTATTGCCGCTAAAATTGCCGGCGGCGCTCAGATGTTTACTTTTGCCAATGCGACTGATATTATGCGGGTTGGTGAACGCAATACCGAGGCGGTAAAAGCGGTATTGAAAAAAATTGATGTAAAAATTATCGCTGACGATACCGGCGGCAACTATGGACGGACGGTTGAACTGAAACTGGATGCGGGCATTTATCGCATAAAAACGATTGATAAAGGCGAAAAAGAACTTTAA
- the tsf gene encoding translation elongation factor Ts: MQMVTAQMVKELRERTGAGMMDCKKALTETKGDLEKAVDFLREKGLAAAAKKAGRVAAEGVVEAYIHGGGRIGVLVEINCETDFVAKTDNFKALARDIAMQIAAANPSFVRREEVPAEIVEHEREVLRAQALNEGKPANIVEKMITGRVEKYYKEVCLLEQAFIKDPDRTVTQLINESISKIGENISVRRFTRYQLGEGLEKKSNDFAAEVMAAVKS; encoded by the coding sequence ATACAAATGGTAACTGCTCAAATGGTTAAAGAGTTACGTGAACGCACCGGTGCAGGTATGATGGATTGCAAAAAGGCTTTGACTGAGACCAAGGGCGATTTGGAAAAAGCGGTGGATTTCCTGCGGGAAAAGGGTCTGGCGGCAGCGGCGAAAAAAGCCGGACGGGTAGCGGCCGAGGGTGTTGTTGAAGCTTACATACATGGCGGCGGACGCATTGGCGTATTGGTGGAGATCAACTGTGAGACCGATTTTGTCGCTAAAACCGATAATTTTAAAGCGCTGGCCCGCGATATTGCAATGCAAATAGCTGCGGCTAATCCCAGCTTTGTCCGCCGTGAAGAAGTACCGGCCGAAATTGTCGAACATGAGCGTGAAGTATTAAGGGCACAAGCCCTCAATGAAGGGAAACCGGCCAATATCGTTGAAAAAATGATTACCGGTCGGGTCGAAAAATATTATAAAGAAGTTTGTTTGTTAGAACAGGCCTTTATAAAAGATCCTGATAGAACGGTTACGCAATTAATTAACGAAAGCATTTCCAAAATTGGCGAAAACATATCGGTGAGACGATTTACCAGATATCAGCTTGGCGAGGGACTTGAGAAAAAATCAAATGATTTTGCTGCTGAAGTAATGGCTGCTGTAAAAAGCTAA
- a CDS encoding chemotaxis protein CheC encodes MSEDILNLSALQLDALREIGNVGAGNSATALSQIIDRKIDMAVPRVSIMPLGDVPDVVGGPDVMVVGVFLRVYGLAPGSILFLLPRKSAFYLADMLMGRKHGFTESLSSMDESALMEIGNILAGAYLNALSHFTKLTLLPSIPALAMDMAGAILSVVLIQLGQMGDHALVIETEFTTDADGVKGHFFLIPDPGSLNTILTAIGVKE; translated from the coding sequence TTGTCCGAAGATATATTAAATTTATCAGCCCTGCAGTTGGATGCTTTACGGGAAATCGGCAACGTTGGAGCGGGCAATTCAGCGACTGCTTTATCGCAGATTATTGACCGAAAAATAGATATGGCCGTTCCCCGGGTGTCCATCATGCCACTGGGCGATGTGCCTGACGTCGTTGGTGGTCCTGATGTCATGGTGGTGGGCGTTTTTCTCAGGGTTTACGGTTTGGCGCCAGGCAGTATTCTGTTTCTACTGCCGCGGAAAAGCGCGTTTTATTTGGCTGATATGCTGATGGGGCGAAAGCATGGCTTTACGGAGTCCCTGAGTTCGATGGATGAATCGGCGCTGATGGAAATTGGCAATATTTTGGCGGGAGCTTATTTAAATGCCTTGTCGCATTTTACTAAGTTAACGCTGCTTCCGTCTATTCCTGCTTTGGCGATGGATATGGCAGGAGCTATTTTAAGCGTGGTATTGATTCAATTAGGCCAGATGGGTGATCATGCCCTGGTCATTGAAACTGAATTTACCACCGATGCTGATGGCGTAAAAGGACATTTTTTCCTCATTCCCGATCCCGGCTCACTGAATACCATTTTGACCGCAATAGGGGTGAAGGAATAA
- a CDS encoding DUF342 domain-containing protein, with translation MQDQVLTQAQDGGEEQVDGYYSLAIEERGVQLAVYSPKTEQGNPVNEAVIIQELKKQCITEYNYALLIKTVREAAGEPVKIAEAPEYEGEPDIQVLISRDRMEATVKIVRPEKSKPPCLEAIVEKIQSKGIVFGVDYEALQRLVGAAAEMTVAKGKPPQNGNNAYIQYYVDLETNAKPAELENGKVDFRNLNLFTTVQQGDVLAEKIPATPGSPGTDVLGNSVKPKPGKDIPFPVGKNTQVLDQTKVVAAIAGQLQMINHKINVLPVIEIKGDVDLSTGNIDFIGNVTVRGSVQSGFTIKAGGNVEIFGTVSGGIVEGKSIVIKMGIQGMGRGYVKASGDVVAKFIENGTVYAGNDVIVSEVVFHSKINAGKRVIVQGRRGLISGGRIVAGEEIVAKTAGTQMATNTELEVGVNPVMREEYKLIRKEIKQLELSLDQTQKALTILKSMNQNAMPSEKREMLLKLTKSQFHLVGQVTARRNRVAEIELALEELKHGRIRVSDVVYPGVKIVVGALIKPVREQLSHSSFYAEDGDIKIGPF, from the coding sequence ATGCAAGATCAAGTTTTAACACAGGCCCAAGACGGTGGAGAGGAGCAGGTCGACGGGTACTATTCCCTGGCAATTGAAGAGCGGGGCGTACAGCTGGCAGTATACTCTCCTAAGACCGAGCAGGGCAATCCGGTAAATGAGGCGGTCATCATTCAGGAATTAAAAAAGCAGTGTATTACCGAATATAATTATGCATTGTTAATTAAGACTGTTAGAGAGGCTGCCGGCGAGCCGGTGAAAATAGCTGAAGCGCCGGAGTATGAGGGTGAGCCTGATATCCAGGTGCTCATCAGCCGTGACCGCATGGAAGCAACTGTGAAAATTGTAAGACCTGAGAAAAGCAAACCACCCTGTCTGGAAGCAATTGTCGAAAAAATTCAAAGCAAGGGTATTGTTTTCGGCGTAGATTATGAGGCGTTGCAGCGGTTAGTGGGCGCTGCCGCTGAAATGACCGTGGCTAAAGGCAAGCCTCCGCAGAATGGGAACAATGCCTATATTCAATATTATGTTGATTTGGAAACCAATGCCAAGCCGGCCGAGCTTGAAAACGGCAAAGTGGATTTTCGTAATTTAAATTTATTCACCACCGTACAACAAGGAGATGTGCTGGCCGAGAAAATACCGGCCACCCCCGGGTCGCCCGGAACCGATGTTCTGGGCAATTCCGTTAAACCTAAACCAGGCAAGGATATACCGTTTCCTGTCGGCAAGAATACACAGGTGCTTGATCAAACAAAGGTTGTTGCCGCCATTGCCGGGCAATTGCAAATGATCAATCATAAAATCAATGTACTGCCGGTAATTGAGATTAAAGGTGATGTGGACTTATCGACCGGCAACATTGATTTTATTGGCAATGTTACGGTCAGAGGATCGGTCCAGTCCGGTTTTACCATTAAAGCCGGCGGAAATGTTGAAATATTTGGAACCGTGAGCGGCGGGATTGTTGAAGGCAAGAGTATTGTAATTAAAATGGGCATTCAGGGAATGGGCCGTGGCTATGTCAAAGCCAGTGGCGATGTTGTAGCGAAATTTATTGAGAATGGCACGGTATATGCCGGCAATGATGTCATTGTCAGCGAAGTGGTTTTTCACTCCAAAATAAATGCCGGCAAGCGGGTCATTGTCCAGGGCCGGCGCGGTCTGATTTCCGGCGGACGGATTGTTGCCGGGGAAGAAATTGTGGCAAAAACAGCTGGCACGCAAATGGCAACCAATACCGAGCTGGAGGTTGGCGTAAACCCGGTAATGCGCGAGGAATATAAGCTGATCCGTAAAGAAATTAAGCAATTGGAGCTTTCTTTGGATCAAACCCAAAAAGCGTTAACCATACTAAAATCAATGAATCAAAACGCCATGCCGTCTGAAAAGCGGGAAATGTTGTTGAAACTGACTAAATCACAGTTTCATCTGGTTGGACAGGTTACGGCCAGACGCAACCGGGTTGCTGAAATTGAGCTGGCATTGGAAGAACTGAAGCATGGCCGGATCCGGGTGTCCGATGTCGTTTATCCCGGGGTTAAAATTGTTGTCGGCGCTCTGATTAAGCCTGTTCGCGAGCAATTGAGCCATAGCTCTTTTTATGCTGAAGACGGCGATATAAAAATTGGCCCGTTCTAA
- the pyrH gene encoding UMP kinase, whose translation MGVLFLAAAQYKRIILKLSGEALAGGKGYGIDPMVVDSIAREIKEVRATRLEVAIVVGGGNIWRGLAGSAKGMDRATADYMGMLATVMNSLALQDALENCDVDTRVQTAIEMRQVAEPYIRRKAIRHLEKGRVVIFAAGTGNPYFSTDTTAALRAAEIEADVILMAKKNADGVYDADPRYHPEAKKFKELEYIEVLQRGLGVMDSTATSLCMDNKIPIIVFSIDEPGNILKAALGHDIGTLVGGNNKNDC comes from the coding sequence ATGGGGGTTTTATTTTTGGCCGCTGCACAATATAAACGCATCATTTTGAAATTAAGTGGCGAGGCGTTGGCTGGAGGAAAGGGTTACGGTATTGACCCAATGGTAGTTGATTCTATTGCCCGTGAAATAAAAGAAGTGCGGGCAACCAGACTGGAAGTCGCTATTGTTGTAGGCGGCGGCAACATTTGGCGCGGCTTGGCGGGCAGCGCTAAGGGAATGGACCGGGCAACCGCCGACTATATGGGAATGCTGGCAACAGTGATGAATTCGCTGGCCTTGCAGGATGCACTTGAAAATTGCGATGTGGATACCAGGGTTCAGACGGCGATTGAGATGCGGCAGGTTGCCGAGCCTTATATTCGCCGTAAAGCGATCCGTCATTTAGAAAAAGGCCGAGTGGTGATTTTTGCTGCAGGAACCGGCAACCCCTACTTTTCAACAGATACGACAGCTGCGCTCCGGGCAGCTGAAATTGAGGCCGATGTTATTCTAATGGCCAAGAAAAACGCCGATGGCGTTTATGATGCCGATCCCCGTTATCATCCGGAAGCCAAGAAGTTTAAAGAGCTGGAATACATTGAGGTATTGCAGCGCGGGCTGGGGGTTATGGATTCAACGGCGACAAGCTTGTGTATGGACAATAAAATACCAATTATTGTTTTTAGTATTGATGAGCCCGGAAATATTTTAAAAGCCGCACTTGGTCATGACATTGGCACGCTGGTTGGAGGGAATAATAAGAATGACTGTTAA
- the rpsB gene encoding 30S ribosomal protein S2 — MSVISMKQLLEAGVHFGHQTRRWNPKMATYIFTERNGIYIIDLQKTVKKVEDAYNFVREIAAQGQSILFVGTKKQAQDAVKEEAVRSDMYFVNERWLGGMLTNFQTIQKRINRLRELEKMEENGLFDVLPKKEVLALRHEMDRLQKFLGGIKNMNKLPGALFIIDPRKERIAVAEARKLGIPIVAIVDTNCDPDEVDYIIPGNDDAIRAVKLLTAKMADAVMEGRQGEQLAAAE, encoded by the coding sequence ATGTCAGTTATTTCAATGAAACAGCTTTTAGAAGCCGGTGTCCATTTTGGACATCAAACCAGAAGATGGAATCCTAAAATGGCTACCTACATTTTTACTGAGCGTAATGGTATTTACATTATTGACTTGCAAAAGACAGTAAAAAAGGTTGAAGACGCCTATAATTTCGTTCGCGAAATCGCGGCTCAGGGTCAAAGCATTTTATTTGTAGGCACAAAAAAGCAGGCCCAGGACGCCGTAAAGGAAGAAGCCGTCAGATCAGATATGTATTTTGTTAATGAAAGATGGCTGGGCGGTATGCTGACCAATTTTCAAACCATTCAAAAACGGATCAACCGGTTGCGCGAATTGGAAAAAATGGAAGAAAACGGTCTGTTTGATGTATTACCCAAAAAGGAAGTTCTTGCATTACGTCATGAAATGGACAGATTGCAAAAGTTTCTTGGCGGTATCAAAAACATGAACAAGCTTCCCGGGGCCTTGTTTATTATTGACCCCCGTAAAGAACGGATTGCTGTTGCCGAAGCCCGGAAGCTTGGTATTCCTATCGTTGCGATTGTGGATACTAACTGTGATCCTGATGAAGTGGATTATATTATTCCCGGCAATGATGACGCCATTCGTGCGGTCAAACTGCTTACGGCAAAAATGGCTGATGCTGTGATGGAAGGCCGTCAAGGCGAACAGCTAGCCGCAGCTGAGTAA
- a CDS encoding protein-glutamate methylesterase/protein-glutamine glutaminase, which yields MIRVLIVDDSAFMRKMLSDLFAGENDFTVVDTARNGKDAVDKVKRLKPDLVTMDVEMPVMDGIQALETIMRETPTPVVMVSSLTQAGAEATIRALALGAVDFVAKVSGPISNISGISAELLTKCRLAVRVNVARLAVPVLKSPAAGTLVSFKQFPNDKLIAIGTSTGGPRALQEIITKLPANLPCGVVIVQHMPPGFTKSLAERLNSISSLTVKEAEQNDHIQAGMVYIAPGDYHLTIENSGGKRCLKLNQSPPVGGHRPAVDPMFDSAARVYGDKVVGVILTGMGHDGAKGMQAIKNQRGYTIAEDQSTAVVFGMPKSAIELGVIDKVAPIHTIAAEIIKAVTK from the coding sequence GTGATCAGAGTACTTATTGTTGATGATTCAGCATTTATGCGGAAAATGTTATCTGATTTATTTGCAGGCGAGAACGATTTTACCGTTGTCGATACGGCCCGTAACGGGAAAGATGCGGTTGATAAGGTAAAGCGGCTCAAACCTGATCTGGTAACCATGGATGTTGAGATGCCGGTCATGGATGGAATACAAGCGTTAGAAACCATCATGCGGGAAACTCCGACTCCGGTGGTCATGGTCAGCAGCCTGACCCAAGCCGGCGCTGAGGCCACGATCCGGGCATTGGCGCTGGGCGCAGTCGATTTTGTCGCAAAAGTATCCGGGCCGATTTCTAATATTTCCGGCATAAGTGCTGAATTACTTACCAAATGCCGTTTGGCGGTTCGCGTAAATGTTGCACGCTTGGCTGTACCTGTACTGAAAAGTCCAGCGGCCGGTACGCTTGTTTCATTCAAACAATTTCCTAATGATAAGCTTATCGCCATCGGAACGTCAACCGGCGGCCCCAGAGCATTACAGGAAATCATTACGAAATTGCCGGCAAATCTGCCTTGCGGCGTTGTCATTGTTCAGCATATGCCGCCCGGGTTTACCAAATCGCTGGCGGAAAGATTAAATTCCATATCCTCGCTGACCGTCAAAGAAGCGGAACAAAATGACCATATTCAGGCAGGCATGGTGTATATTGCTCCCGGCGACTATCACCTGACAATTGAAAACAGTGGCGGTAAAAGATGTCTGAAGCTAAATCAAAGCCCGCCGGTCGGCGGTCACCGTCCGGCTGTCGATCCGATGTTTGATTCGGCAGCCAGGGTGTATGGCGACAAAGTAGTTGGCGTAATTCTTACGGGGATGGGGCACGATGGCGCTAAAGGAATGCAAGCCATAAAAAATCAACGCGGGTATACGATTGCTGAGGATCAGTCAACTGCAGTTGTTTTTGGAATGCCAAAGTCTGCTATTGAATTGGGTGTAATTGATAAAGTTGCGCCAATTCATACAATTGCAGCTGAAATAATTAAAGCTGTTACCAAATAA
- a CDS encoding DUF6115 domain-containing protein codes for MIIALSLVFIYKREMLYRVRLKNLSGSTKELQDELEHTADQVVKRMELHISQLEYLISEADDKIALLDKKLAEVDRRAARKQTTLDLSENNEKYSYYQSEDSLLSDSGEAKQKACAPIVDAPRSAGKAQADGNHKHVILTMAEQGYDVTEIARATGMGRGAIMLLIQLHKKQEKNSN; via the coding sequence GTGATAATTGCCCTTAGCCTGGTTTTTATTTACAAACGGGAAATGCTTTATCGCGTAAGGTTGAAAAATCTTTCAGGATCTACCAAGGAATTGCAGGATGAGCTTGAACATACGGCTGATCAGGTTGTTAAACGGATGGAGCTGCATATTAGCCAGCTCGAATACTTAATTTCTGAAGCTGATGACAAAATAGCCCTGTTAGATAAGAAGCTGGCGGAAGTTGACCGGCGCGCTGCCAGGAAGCAGACGACCCTGGATTTATCTGAAAATAATGAAAAATACTCCTATTACCAGTCTGAAGACAGCTTGTTGAGTGACAGCGGTGAAGCGAAGCAAAAAGCCTGTGCCCCTATTGTTGATGCCCCGCGCTCGGCAGGAAAGGCGCAGGCTGACGGCAATCATAAGCATGTAATTCTGACAATGGCTGAACAAGGGTACGATGTTACGGAAATAGCCAGGGCGACCGGGATGGGTCGGGGCGCCATTATGCTGCTGATCCAATTGCATAAAAAACAAGAAAAAAATTCAAACTAG
- a CDS encoding flagellar brake protein, with protein MNKFEQTNFENVLQVNQRLEIMLAAVPGKKFASRIEEVHDDHLVIAMPMTKGQPIILNHGSKFFARLVVHQSAYQLTCTFIDKRLNPIPVWLVSRPADIKKIQQRAFVRLDSSMPVRWQFLTETEDDPLISSTIRDISGGGVRIITKNPVPLGSKLKVMIDLPGIGPLELSSEVVRIDQPQADLPIFWVGTKFLDIPENIRSKIIKYIFKKQVEERQKGL; from the coding sequence GTGAATAAATTTGAGCAAACAAATTTTGAAAATGTGCTTCAAGTAAATCAACGGTTAGAAATCATGCTGGCGGCTGTTCCCGGCAAGAAGTTTGCCAGCCGGATCGAAGAGGTCCATGACGATCATCTGGTCATTGCCATGCCGATGACCAAGGGACAGCCAATTATACTCAATCATGGCAGTAAGTTTTTTGCCAGATTGGTTGTACATCAGAGTGCTTATCAACTTACCTGCACCTTTATTGATAAACGTCTGAATCCTATTCCGGTCTGGCTGGTATCGAGGCCGGCGGACATTAAGAAGATTCAACAGCGGGCGTTCGTCAGGCTGGATTCTTCAATGCCTGTCCGGTGGCAGTTTCTTACTGAAACAGAGGATGATCCCCTGATCAGTTCAACGATCAGGGACATCAGCGGCGGCGGAGTAAGAATTATTACCAAAAATCCCGTTCCGTTAGGTTCCAAATTAAAGGTGATGATTGATTTGCCCGGCATTGGTCCGCTGGAATTGTCGAGCGAAGTTGTACGAATTGATCAGCCGCAGGCTGATTTGCCGATCTTCTGGGTGGGAACCAAGTTTCTGGATATTCCTGAAAATATCCGCAGCAAAATCATTAAGTATATTTTTAAAAAACAGGTGGAAGAACGCCAGAAAGGTCTTTAG
- a CDS encoding chemotaxis protein CheW: MAEKTYSNDEVQLVVFKLGREEYGVSILQVQEIKRLTEITRVPHTPDYITGVINLRGSVLPVVDLKKRLNLPGQTHTDNTRIIIVKVDEIVVGMLVDAVSEVLAINQANIEDPDAVVGGVAAHFISGVGKLDNRLLILLNLEAIIGNGQEAKVS; encoded by the coding sequence ATGGCGGAAAAGACCTATTCAAATGATGAAGTGCAACTGGTTGTGTTTAAACTGGGACGGGAAGAGTATGGCGTAAGCATTCTGCAGGTGCAGGAAATCAAGCGGCTGACAGAGATTACCAGGGTGCCGCACACGCCAGATTATATTACCGGGGTAATCAATCTGCGCGGCAGTGTTTTACCGGTCGTTGATTTAAAAAAACGATTGAATTTGCCGGGGCAAACCCATACCGACAACACCAGGATTATTATTGTTAAAGTTGATGAAATTGTCGTCGGCATGCTGGTTGATGCCGTTTCCGAAGTTCTGGCAATCAATCAGGCGAACATTGAAGATCCCGATGCTGTTGTCGGTGGCGTTGCCGCCCATTTTATCAGCGGCGTTGGCAAGCTTGACAACCGGTTGTTGATTTTATTAAACCTGGAAGCGATTATTGGCAATGGCCAAGAGGCGAAAGTGAGCTAA
- a CDS encoding FliA/WhiG family RNA polymerase sigma factor — protein sequence MNVKISRPLVECDHLWIAYQQSKSIEIREQLVQHYLGLVRLVAGRLAIGLPQHVDKDDLISNGFFGLLEAIERFDPARGIKFETYAVARIRGSILDAIRAQDWVPVTLRQKAKQYEQAVARLEHKLGRSASDPEIASALNITLSELNGLLHQLNAATVIPLEEFAKSEPVSNQQLNPSHNVETEEVKHTLTKAIEKLSEKERLVITLYYYEGLTLKEISLILKLSEARISQLHTKAVFRLRGSLSRIKSSLI from the coding sequence ATGAATGTAAAAATTAGCCGCCCGTTGGTGGAATGTGATCATTTATGGATTGCTTACCAGCAGAGTAAAAGCATTGAGATTCGTGAACAGCTTGTGCAGCACTATTTAGGGTTGGTAAGACTGGTTGCCGGACGTTTGGCGATTGGCCTGCCGCAGCATGTGGACAAGGATGATTTAATCAGCAATGGTTTTTTTGGCTTGCTGGAGGCGATTGAGCGTTTTGATCCTGCCCGCGGCATTAAATTTGAAACCTATGCTGTCGCCAGAATTCGCGGCTCAATCCTTGACGCGATCAGAGCTCAGGACTGGGTACCGGTAACCTTGCGTCAGAAGGCCAAGCAATATGAACAAGCGGTGGCCAGGCTCGAACATAAGCTGGGGCGGTCAGCCAGCGACCCGGAAATAGCCTCTGCCCTTAATATCACGCTAAGCGAACTAAATGGATTACTGCATCAGCTAAACGCAGCTACAGTCATACCTTTGGAAGAATTTGCGAAATCCGAGCCGGTTTCCAATCAACAGCTAAATCCATCGCATAATGTTGAAACTGAGGAAGTAAAACACACGCTGACCAAGGCAATTGAAAAATTGTCGGAGAAGGAAAGACTGGTCATTACCCTGTATTACTATGAAGGGTTGACGCTGAAGGAAATCAGTTTAATTTTAAAGTTATCCGAAGCTAGAATTTCCCAATTACATACCAAGGCTGTTTTTCGATTAAGAGGATCATTGTCCCGCATTAAATCAAGTTTGATTTAA
- a CDS encoding chemotaxis protein CheA — protein MMDTNQYMGMFLEESREHLQTLNSCLLELENDPENLSVLDEIFRSAHTIKGMSATMGFTAIAELTHEMENILDLLRKGQLKATHEIIDTVFKCVDTLEQLVENVASGNDAGLDIKSLLDRLTKLAKGEPLPSEDEVQACDNLQLPLNETETLIVKTAKATGLQALEIHVGLREGCLLKSARAYMVVNALEELGEIIKSEPSTEDLEKENFDHHFQVLLLTGAELEKVQQTVLGISEVETADIRVCEGADAVADQTVPAPAAKQEIAAALAPSIKAEKSQPPNPANNGDKKMKSGQSVRVDIDKLDSLLNLVGELVINKTRLEQIGITHRLTDLVETIEQMDRVTTDLQTVVMKVRMVPVGQVFNRFPRMVRDLSRDLNKEVNLLIQGEETELDRTVIDEIGDPLVHLLRNAIDHGIEHPNERQANGKSPIGEIRLIARHEGNNVIIIVEDDGKGINPDIVKRKALDKGLITQAEADKMEPSDAVRLVFLPGFSTADVLTDVSGRGVGMDVVKNKIESLGGMVDVETKLNEGSKFKIRLPLTLAIIQALLVKVSEEIYAIPLGSIDSTINVVPEDIKTIQSQEVILLRGQIIPIIRLAKLLGAPEAAESAQEELFVVIVHMGEHKAGVIVDNLIGQQEIVIKSLGKLLAGIKVMAGATILGNGQVALILDIGALMQNN, from the coding sequence ATGATGGACACGAACCAGTATATGGGGATGTTTTTGGAAGAATCCCGCGAACATTTACAAACGCTGAACAGTTGTCTGCTGGAGCTGGAAAACGATCCGGAAAATTTATCGGTATTGGATGAGATTTTCCGCAGCGCTCACACCATAAAGGGGATGTCCGCGACGATGGGTTTTACGGCGATAGCCGAACTGACGCATGAAATGGAGAACATCCTGGACTTGCTGCGCAAGGGCCAGCTCAAGGCTACGCATGAAATTATTGATACTGTTTTTAAATGCGTTGATACTTTGGAACAACTGGTAGAAAACGTAGCCAGCGGAAACGACGCAGGGCTGGATATTAAGTCATTATTAGACCGTTTGACCAAGCTGGCGAAAGGTGAGCCGCTGCCTTCGGAAGATGAGGTTCAGGCTTGCGATAATTTACAACTGCCATTGAATGAAACCGAGACACTGATTGTTAAAACGGCGAAAGCGACCGGCTTGCAGGCCTTGGAAATTCATGTCGGCTTGCGTGAAGGCTGCCTGCTTAAATCGGCTCGGGCCTATATGGTGGTTAACGCTTTAGAAGAACTGGGCGAAATTATCAAATCCGAACCAAGTACGGAAGATTTGGAAAAGGAAAATTTTGATCATCATTTTCAGGTATTGCTGTTAACCGGCGCTGAACTGGAGAAAGTCCAGCAAACGGTATTGGGGATATCTGAAGTGGAAACTGCTGATATTCGCGTATGCGAAGGTGCTGACGCCGTCGCGGATCAGACGGTTCCCGCGCCTGCGGCAAAACAGGAAATCGCCGCCGCTCTTGCGCCGTCCATCAAGGCTGAAAAATCCCAGCCGCCGAATCCGGCCAATAATGGCGACAAGAAAATGAAAAGCGGTCAATCGGTGCGGGTTGATATTGATAAATTGGATTCGCTGCTGAATCTTGTCGGCGAACTGGTTATTAATAAAACCAGGCTGGAACAAATTGGCATCACACATCGCTTAACCGATTTGGTTGAGACAATCGAGCAGATGGACCGGGTTACCACTGATTTGCAGACTGTGGTGATGAAGGTGCGCATGGTGCCTGTTGGTCAGGTATTCAACCGGTTTCCCCGGATGGTGCGTGATTTGTCACGGGATTTAAATAAAGAAGTAAACCTGCTGATTCAAGGTGAGGAAACTGAACTGGACCGGACTGTGATTGATGAAATCGGCGACCCGCTGGTCCATCTGCTGCGCAATGCGATTGATCATGGCATTGAGCACCCCAATGAGCGTCAGGCCAACGGCAAGAGCCCGATTGGCGAAATTCGTCTGATTGCCCGGCATGAAGGCAACAATGTCATCATTATTGTTGAAGATGACGGAAAAGGAATTAATCCGGACATTGTCAAAAGGAAAGCCTTGGATAAAGGTCTGATTACTCAGGCGGAAGCGGATAAAATGGAGCCGTCTGATGCGGTAAGACTGGTGTTTTTGCCTGGGTTTTCGACGGCTGATGTATTAACTGACGTTTCCGGCCGCGGGGTTGGCATGGATGTGGTGAAAAATAAAATTGAATCTCTCGGCGGGATGGTTGACGTTGAAACCAAACTGAATGAGGGCAGCAAATTTAAGATTAGACTGCCGCTGACACTGGCGATTATCCAGGCCTTGCTGGTCAAGGTCAGTGAAGAGATTTACGCCATACCGCTGGGGTCCATTGACAGTACCATTAATGTTGTTCCGGAAGATATAAAAACAATTCAAAGCCAGGAAGTAATTTTATTACGGGGACAAATTATACCGATCATCCGACTGGCTAAGCTGCTTGGCGCACCCGAAGCCGCCGAAAGTGCGCAAGAGGAGCTGTTTGTCGTTATTGTCCATATGGGTGAGCATAAGGCGGGGGTCATTGTCGACAATTTGATTGGGCAGCAGGAGATTGTCATTAAATCATTAGGTAAACTGCTTGCCGGTATTAAAGTAATGGCCGGGGCCACCATTCTGGGCAACGGGCAAGTGGCGCTAATTTTGGATATCGGGGCGTTAATGCAAAATAATTAG